From a region of the Rhipicephalus microplus isolate Deutch F79 chromosome X, USDA_Rmic, whole genome shotgun sequence genome:
- the LOC119160145 gene encoding uncharacterized protein LOC119160145, with product MTSSAAMEDGRNPGQREASSNGSLEQFNLSQPDEWEDYAQRFEFFLEAQGITDTGKKRSTFLSRCGAATFQLAKALVAPVQLKDTPYEDIIAALRNHVSPKPPELARRYEFHRREQATGESVAAYLAALRTTAQHCNFVNLDKALRDRFVFGLRNDKAKRRILAKKEVSLACAVEEATAAEAIDREASQSRLNATAPRTEPVHQGTVADCGEDQDGLEECVRQLRADTSQRRDAGLGGGSCAGCGGPHERRLCRFRDAQCRGCGETGHIAKVCRSQRKRDRRANFETNGRTDNSRTTPRASTSYCDNLTETAIHDVPQPGTKKIHVAVEIEGVECEMEVDSGSTFSLISEATARQIFPNGCIPKLKQLGVVMKDYQGNCIAVQGMATVTGSVKASLD from the exons ATGACGTCCAGCGCGGCAATGGAGGACGGGCGGAACCCCGGACAACGGGAGGCCTCCAGCAATGGCTCCCTCGAGCAATTCAACTTGTCACAGCCGGACGAGTGGGAAGACTATGCTCAGCGGTTCGAATTCTTCCTGGAGGCGCAGGGCATTACGGACACTGGAAAGAAAAggtcgacgtttctcagccgttGCGGGGCCGCGACGTTCCAGTTGGCCAAGGCCCTCGTCGCGCCGGTCCAGCTGAAAGATACGCCGTACGAGGACATCATCGCTGCCCTTCGAAATCATGTTTCGCCGAAACCACCGGAATTGGCGCGGCGATACGAGTTCCATCGCAGAGAGCAAGCAACCGGTGAGTCCGTCGCTGCATACCTCGCGGCTCTGCGAACGACTGCACAGCACTGCAACTTCGTTAACCTTGATAAGGCACTTCGAGACCGTTTCGTTTTTGGCCTGAGGAACGATAAAGCTAAACGGCGCATTTTGGCGAAAAAAGAAGTGTCGCTCGCCTGCGCCGTCGAGGAAGCTACCGCTGCTGAGGCCATCGACCGTGAGGCCAGCCAGTCGCGACTAAATGCAACCGCGCCGCGTACCGAGCCAGTGCACCAGGGAACGGTCGCCGACTGTGGAGAGGACCAGGACGGCCTCGAGGAATGTGTTCGTCAGTTACGTGCAGACACCAGTCAACGCAGGGACGCAGGACTGGGGGGCGGATCTTGTGCCGGTTGTGGGGGGCCGCACGAGCGCCGGTTGTGTCGTTTCCGTGATGCGCAATGCCGAGGTTGCGGAGAAACAGGGCACATAGCCAAGGTCTGCCGGTCTCAACGGAAGCGGGACCGCCGTGCAAATTTTGAGACAAATGGCAGGACGGACAATTCGCGGACCACTCCGCGTGCGAGTACCTCGTACTGCGACAACCTCACGGAGACCGCCATCCACGATGTGCCCCAGCCCGGGACAAAGAAGATTCACGTTGCTGTCGAAATCGAAGGTGTGGAATGCGAGATGGAGGTGGACTCGGGATCCACGTTTTCGCTCATCTCCGAGGCTACGGCCAGGCAAATCTTCCCGAATGGGTGCATCCCGAAGTTGAAGCAACTCGGCGTCGTTATGAAGGACTATCAGGGAAACTGCATAGCAGTGCAAGGGATGGCCACAGTTACA GGCAGCGTCAAAGCCTCCTTGGACTAG